In one Penaeus monodon isolate SGIC_2016 chromosome 20, NSTDA_Pmon_1, whole genome shotgun sequence genomic region, the following are encoded:
- the LOC119585622 gene encoding 39S ribosomal protein L10, mitochondrial-like, whose product MALVVRRCLLGSQSPLVQTLRFRTRKPNLRKPAIPHWDRALVLKLTEPFYPAKTSEEHPANNCKKKRNALQNVDKKVNPFEQILAQEFLEKIRNAKIVAIFHRNPMSAEDIFTMRLQLHKLKLEYLHYNNSIARLAFSGSEFDALLKLYESNTLTVVGEASVAKLLKLEKKLASLVLLAGVVEGRLMSVADMKRYAALPSLDGARGQLLSILSAPAQKLSQNMTSHQRELSSALGRYISDQTPSPQAEEQ is encoded by the exons ATGGCGTTGGTGGTTCGAAGATGCTTGTTGGGGTCACAGAGCCCCCTCGTCCAAACCCTCAGGTTTAGAACAAGAAAGCCAAACCTTCGAAAGCCAGCCATACCTCACTGGGATCGGGCATTGGTACTCAAGCTGACAGAACCTTTTTACCCGGCTAAAACTTCAGAAGAACATCCTGCTAATAAttgtaagaagaaaagaaatgctcTTCAGAATGTTGACAAAAAG GTTAATCCATTTGAACAAATTTTGGCACAAGAATTCCTAGAGAAGATCAGGAATGCCAAAATTGTTGCCATCTTTCATAGAAATCCCATGTCTGCAGAAGACATCTTTACTATGCGTCTTCAGCTACACAAATTGAAGTTGGAATACTTACATTACAATAATAgt ATTGCTAGACTTGCATTTTCTGGATCAGAGTTTGATGCTTTGTTGAAGTTATATGAATCAAACACACTCACTGTTGTAGGAGAAGCATCTGTAGCCAAG TTACTCAAACTTGAAAAGAAGCTGGCAAGTTTAGTTCTGTTAGCTGGCGTTGTTGAGGGTCGTCTCATGAGTGTGGCAGACATGAAACGTTATGCTGCCCTTCCCTCTCTGGATGGTGCCAGAGGCCAGCTACTGTCCATCCTCAGTGCTCCTGCTCAGAAACTTTCACAGAATATGACATCTCATCAG AGAGAATTGTCATCAGCTCTTGGACGTTATATATCAGATCAGACTCCATCGCCACAAGCAGAAGAACAATAA